In one Diabrotica virgifera virgifera chromosome 7, PGI_DIABVI_V3a genomic region, the following are encoded:
- the LOC114330256 gene encoding facilitated trehalose transporter Tret1-2 homolog isoform X1 has translation MFGTKFVINKVVDQSELPQIIAIVISCIPSFITGLIIAWPSPSIPKIVNDKVNYDISEDEASYFSFLNATGPVLLSVFISKLCDTLGRKRTLMLSAIPHAITWIMKAFCTNINALYVARALGSLGDTFMYNSLPMYIGEVCTPRVRGVWGNGLICALYLGLFTINTIGAYCSVKLTALICLVFPIVFFILFCFMPESPYYYTIKGNDEAAKQSLKWLRSSDNVEEEFIKLKDNVNKQMSEPSSWKDVLTVESNRKACLAGVFLRVSQNFCGLLAFSVYAQYIFENAGDIIDPKVSSILYTGLSFLCYIIASNFSDKLGRRLSYIISISLTTVPLFVIAIYFVIKEYAPQLHITNYDFLPLVCMIVYIILASFGTGLVPTLMLGELFAANVKVKSLSIVTTFFSLSFCAANNLFYYVSKYCGIFGPFFIFGGCNIVSAIAASVIIPETRGKTLEEIQHQLKKKAQNSNDA, from the coding sequence GTTGCATACCCAGTTTTATCACAGGACTGATCATAGCTTGGCCTTCGCCGTCAATACCAAAAATAGTAAACGACAAAGTAAACTACGACATATCAGAAGATGAAGCTTCCTACTTTAGTTTCCTTAATGCCACTGGACCAGTATTACTATCAGTATTCATCTCAAAACTCTGCGATACTTTGGGGAGAAAAAGAACCCTAATGTTGTCAGCGATACCTCATGCTataacctggatcatgaaggctTTTTGTACGAATATCAATGCACTTTACGTAGCAAGAGCATTAGGAAGCTTGGGTGATACATTTATGTATAATTCGTTGCCTATGTATATAGGAGAAGTGTGTACTCCAAGGGTTAGAGGAGTGTGGGGTAACGGTCTCATATGTGCTCTGTATCTAGGTCTATTTACCATCAACACCATTGGAGCTTATTGCTCTGTGAAACTAACAGCTCTAATTTGCTTAGTTTTTCCAATAGTGTTCTTCATTTTGTTCTGCTTTATGCCAGAGTCCCCATATTACTACACCATTAAAGGAAACGATGAAGCTGCGAAACAATCGTTAAAATGGTTAAGAAGCAGTGACAATGTCGAAGAAGAATTTATTAAACTTAAAGACAACGTCAACAAACAAATGTCTGAGCCCAGTTCCTGGAAAGATGTTCTGACTGTAGAAAGCAATAGAAAAGCTTGTCTGGCTGGAGTATTTTTAAGAGTGTCTCAAAACTTTTGTGGTCTTTTAGCATTCTCGGTGTATGCCCAATACATCTTTGAAAATGCTGGTGACATCATAGATCCAAAAGTTTCTTCTATTTTATACACAGGACTGTCATTTTTATGTTATATAATCGCTTCTAACTTTTCCGACAAGCTGGGAAGAAGACTGTCGTATATAATATCCATCAGTCTTACTACAGTCCCTTTGTTTGTCATAGCTATTTACTTTGTTATAAAAGAATATGCTCCTCAGCTACACATCACCAATTATGACTTCCTTCCTCTGGTGTGCATGATAGTCTACATCATTTTAGCTTCTTTTGGGACAGGTCTAGTTCCGACATTAATGCTTGGTGAGCTCTTTGCAGCGAATGTTAAAGTTAAAAGTTTAAGCATAGTTACCACGTTCTTCTCTTTGTCGTTCTGTGCGGCAAACAACCTCTTCTATTACGTTTCCAAGTATTGTGGTATCTTTGGtccgttttttatttttggtGGGTGTAATATAGTTTCGGCCATTGCAGCTTCAGTAATTATACCAGAGACTAGAGGTAAAACGTTGGAAGAGATTCAGCATCAACTAAAGAAAAAAGCACAAAATAGTAATGATGCATga
- the LOC114330256 gene encoding facilitated trehalose transporter Tret1-2 homolog isoform X2: MSYEKCALLEKPDCSDFPQKVAIFIGCIPSFITGLIIAWPSPSIPKIVNDKVNYDISEDEASYFSFLNATGPVLLSVFISKLCDTLGRKRTLMLSAIPHAITWIMKAFCTNINALYVARALGSLGDTFMYNSLPMYIGEVCTPRVRGVWGNGLICALYLGLFTINTIGAYCSVKLTALICLVFPIVFFILFCFMPESPYYYTIKGNDEAAKQSLKWLRSSDNVEEEFIKLKDNVNKQMSEPSSWKDVLTVESNRKACLAGVFLRVSQNFCGLLAFSVYAQYIFENAGDIIDPKVSSILYTGLSFLCYIIASNFSDKLGRRLSYIISISLTTVPLFVIAIYFVIKEYAPQLHITNYDFLPLVCMIVYIILASFGTGLVPTLMLGELFAANVKVKSLSIVTTFFSLSFCAANNLFYYVSKYCGIFGPFFIFGGCNIVSAIAASVIIPETRGKTLEEIQHQLKKKAQNSNDA; encoded by the coding sequence GTTGCATACCCAGTTTTATCACAGGACTGATCATAGCTTGGCCTTCGCCGTCAATACCAAAAATAGTAAACGACAAAGTAAACTACGACATATCAGAAGATGAAGCTTCCTACTTTAGTTTCCTTAATGCCACTGGACCAGTATTACTATCAGTATTCATCTCAAAACTCTGCGATACTTTGGGGAGAAAAAGAACCCTAATGTTGTCAGCGATACCTCATGCTataacctggatcatgaaggctTTTTGTACGAATATCAATGCACTTTACGTAGCAAGAGCATTAGGAAGCTTGGGTGATACATTTATGTATAATTCGTTGCCTATGTATATAGGAGAAGTGTGTACTCCAAGGGTTAGAGGAGTGTGGGGTAACGGTCTCATATGTGCTCTGTATCTAGGTCTATTTACCATCAACACCATTGGAGCTTATTGCTCTGTGAAACTAACAGCTCTAATTTGCTTAGTTTTTCCAATAGTGTTCTTCATTTTGTTCTGCTTTATGCCAGAGTCCCCATATTACTACACCATTAAAGGAAACGATGAAGCTGCGAAACAATCGTTAAAATGGTTAAGAAGCAGTGACAATGTCGAAGAAGAATTTATTAAACTTAAAGACAACGTCAACAAACAAATGTCTGAGCCCAGTTCCTGGAAAGATGTTCTGACTGTAGAAAGCAATAGAAAAGCTTGTCTGGCTGGAGTATTTTTAAGAGTGTCTCAAAACTTTTGTGGTCTTTTAGCATTCTCGGTGTATGCCCAATACATCTTTGAAAATGCTGGTGACATCATAGATCCAAAAGTTTCTTCTATTTTATACACAGGACTGTCATTTTTATGTTATATAATCGCTTCTAACTTTTCCGACAAGCTGGGAAGAAGACTGTCGTATATAATATCCATCAGTCTTACTACAGTCCCTTTGTTTGTCATAGCTATTTACTTTGTTATAAAAGAATATGCTCCTCAGCTACACATCACCAATTATGACTTCCTTCCTCTGGTGTGCATGATAGTCTACATCATTTTAGCTTCTTTTGGGACAGGTCTAGTTCCGACATTAATGCTTGGTGAGCTCTTTGCAGCGAATGTTAAAGTTAAAAGTTTAAGCATAGTTACCACGTTCTTCTCTTTGTCGTTCTGTGCGGCAAACAACCTCTTCTATTACGTTTCCAAGTATTGTGGTATCTTTGGtccgttttttatttttggtGGGTGTAATATAGTTTCGGCCATTGCAGCTTCAGTAATTATACCAGAGACTAGAGGTAAAACGTTGGAAGAGATTCAGCATCAACTAAAGAAAAAAGCACAAAATAGTAATGATGCATga